In the genome of Sinorhizobium chiapasense, the window CGTTGCAGACTGAACCCGGCGCGACGGGCCTACGCGCACGGGCGTGCGAAAATCGCCTCCCGATCCTCTCCGCGCTTGCCGTCCGCGTCCGCATGTTCAGCTCCCCTCCCAAACCGCCTCAGCGCGGCATCCACCAGTTGGTGCGCTGGCCGATATGCATGTTGAGGGTCTTGGTCTCGGTGTAGTCCTCCACCGCGTGCCGCCCGAGTTCTCGGCCGAGGCCGGACTGCCGGTAGCCGCCGAAGGGCAGCTCCGACGCGCCGTCCATGAAGGTGTTCAACCAGATCGTGCCGGCGCGCACGCGCCGTCCGATCGTGAGACACGTATCGAAATCGCGGCTCCAAACGCCGGCCGAGAGCCCGTAGTCGATGGAGTTGGCGATGCGGATCGCCTCTTCCGTCGTCTCGAAGGTGAGGACGGACAGGACCGGGCCGAACACCTCTTCGCGGGCGACCGCCATTTCCGGCTTGACGGCCGAGAGGATGGTCGGCGCCATGAACTGCCCCATGCCGAGGTCGAGCGCCGCACCGCCATGGGCGACGGTCGCGCCGTCACTGGAGGCGGCGGAAACATAGCCGGCAATCTTTTCCAAATGCTGCGGCGTGATGATCGCCCCCACCTGCGTTTCGGGATCGAGCGGGTCGCCGACCTTCACCTTGGCCGAGAGGCTAGCGATCTGCGCCGTCACCTCGTCGGCGATATCGCGATGGAGAATGAGCCGGGAGCCGGCGTTGCAGCATTCGCCGGCGTTGAAATAGGCGCCGAAGACGGCGGCATCGATGAACTCGTCGAGATTGGCATCCGGGAAGACGATCTGCGGGTTTTTGCCGCCGAGTTCGAGCGAAACCTTTTTCAAGGTCTGCGCGGCGTTCGTCATGGTCAGCCGACCGACGCCGGTCGAACCGGTGAAGGAAACCATGTCGACGTCCGGATGGCTCGTCAGCGGCGCGCCGGCCTCCGATCCCGTGCCGACGATGATGTTGACGACACCGGCCGGCACGCCCGCCGCCTCCAGGATCTCGCCAAGGACGAGCGTCGAGGCGGAGGTGAGCTCCGACGGTTTCACCACCGTTGTGCAGCCGGCGGCAAGAGCAAACGGCAGCTTCTGGCTGACGATCAGGAAGGGAAAGTTCCAGGGCGTGATGATCGACACGACGCCGATCGCCTCGCGCAGCACGACGCCGAGCGTGCCGTCGCCGAGCGTATTGTAGCTTTCGCCGGAAAGATCGCGGGCGAGTGCTGCGGCATAGCGCCAGATATCGGCGGCTCCCGCCAGTTCGCCCTTCGCCTGGTTGATCGGCTTGCCCGATTCGATCGCATCCAGAAAGGCAAGCTCGTCGGCGCGCGCGGCAATTATGTCGGCGGCACGCAGCAGAACGAGCGAGCGCTCCGACGCGGTCATGCGCGGCCAGGAACCCTCGTCGAAGGCACGCCGTGCCGCCGCAATCGCGCGTTCGGCATCGATCTTCGTTGCCGCCTGATAGCGGCTGACGGTCACACCATGGCCGGGCGCCACCCGCTCGATCGTGCGGCCTTCGGCGCCATCGACCCACTTGCCGTCGATCAGCATCCGGAATTCACGAACCTTGTAGTCGCCAAGCGCCTTGGGCCTCACCAGAACCGTCATCACCATTCTCCCTTGAAGCGCGCTTCGCGCTTTTCGCTGAAGGCCGCGACGCCCTCCTTGAGATCGCCGGTCTTGGCGACGAGGATCGAGCCGAGCGCCTCGACCGCCGCGCCGTTGTCCTCGCCGTTCGCCGAGGCGATCATCAGTTTCGATATTTCGAGCGCCGCCGGCCCGCGGCTTGCAATGCGGGCGGCATAGTCCCGCGCCGCAGCCATGACCGTGCCTGTCTCGACCACCGCGTCGACCAGCCCTTCGGCCCTCGCCTCCTCCGCCGGGAACATCTCGCCGCCGAGCACCATGCGGCGCACGATCTGCGCACCGAAGCGGGCGACCAGGCGTTGCGTACCGGACCAGCCGGGCACCATGCCGAGGCTCGTTTCGGGAAGGCCGATCTTTACTTGGCGTTCAGCGATGCGGATGTCCGCGGCCGCCGCCAGTTCCAGCCCGCCGCCGAGTGCATGGCCGTTGAGCGCTGCGATAACCGGCATGCGGAGCGTCGCGAGCCGCTCGAAGACGCGGTGGCCGAAACGCACCCAGTCGTGGCCGAATTCGGCCGCGTCCATGCCGCCCCAGGCCTTGATGTCGCCGCCAGCGGAAAAGGCCTTGCCCTCCCCGGTCAGGATGGCGACGCGCACATCGCGGTTCGCCTCGACCGCATCGCAGGCGGCGGCAAGAGCCTTCAGCATGTCGATGTCGAAAGCGTTGAGTTTTTCAGGCCTCGACACGGTCATGATGGCGACCGCGCCTTCGACCCCGACCCGAATGCGTTCGTCAGCCATGCGCGCCTCCCGCAATCTTCCGCGCGGCCTTCGCCGGCAGCGTCAGACCGAGCGGCGCCTCGTTGAACAGCGCGCTATCCATCTGCTTCAGCCGGTCGGACACGATCAGCGGAAATTCCGACTGGTCGAGGATATGTTCCTGCAGGTCCGCACCGGGCGCGATTTCGGTGAGCACGATGCCCCCGGGCGTCAGCTTCATCACGCAGCGCTCGGTGACATAGGTGACGTCCTGCCCCTGCTCGACCGCCCGGCGACCGGAGAAGGTGACGTGCTCGACCGCATTGACGAGTTTCTTCAGCTTGCCTTCCCTCTCGATAACAAGCCTGCCGTCGGCGACCGCGAGCTTCGCGCCGGCATTGAACATGCCCGAGAACACGATCTTCCTCGCCCGCGCGGTGATGTCGACGAAGCCGCCGGCGCCGGCGGTCACATGCGGCCGGAAGCTGAGCTTCGACACGTTGACAGAGCCGGTGCGGTCGATTTCGAGGAATGAAAGCAGCGACGCGTCGAAACCGGCGCCCTGGAAATAGGTAAACTGGTAGGGCGACGGCATGAAGGCGTCGGCATTGGACGCGCAGCCGAAGGCGAAATCGAGAAGCGGCACGCCGCCGACCGCCCCCTGCTCGATCACCCAGGTGACGGCGCCATGCAGACCTTCTTCCAGCAGGATCCGCGGTACATTGGCGGAAATGCCGAAGCCGAGATTGACGGCGCTGCCCGCTTCGAGCTCCTGGGCGACGCGGCGGGCAATCACCTTCTGGATGCTGAATTCGGGAACGCGGAAGCTGTCGAGCGGGCGGAAAATCTCGCCTGAAATGGCGGGATCGTAGGGCGTCTGCGTCGTCTGCTTCTGGTCTGGATCGACGATCACATAATCGACAAGCACGCCCGGCACACGCACGTCATGGGGTTTCAGCGAGCCTTCCTTGGTGATGCGCTTGACCTGCGCGATCACGATGCCGCCATTGTTGCGGGCGGCGAGCGCCTGGTCCAGACCGCCGAGATAGGCGCCCTCATGCTCGTAAGTGAGATTGCCGCGCTCGTCCGCCGTCGTCGCCCGGATGATCGCCACCTGAGGCGCGATCGCCTTGAAATAGAGCCAGTCCTCGCCCTCGAACGCGATCTTCTTCACGACCGGCTCCGCTGCGGCGGACGCATTCATGGCGCAGCCTTCGCGCGACGGATCGACGAAAGTGTCGAGCCCGATCTTGGTCAGGACGCCCGGCCGTTTCGCCGCCGCCTCGCGATGCATGTCGAAGAGAATGCCGGACGGAATGTTGTAGGCCGCCAGTTCGTTGGCGCCGATCATCTGCCAGATCTGCGGCGGCTCGGCGCTCGACGGACCCGAGGGGTAGGATCCGCCAATGATCTTTTTTAAAAGGCCCTTCCTGGCGATGTAGTCGACACCCTTGATCCCGCTCATGTCGCCGGCTGCGATCGGATGCAGCGTCGTCAGGTCACGCGGGTGGCCGGTCGCGTCGAAACGCTCACCGATCGCCTTCAGCATCAGGTCCGGGCAGCCGAGGCCGCTTGAGGAGGAGACCGAGACGACCGCGCCGTCCGGTATCAGGGCTGCCGCTTCCGCCGGTGAAATGTGTTTGCTCATGGAATTCAAAGTCCCGTTTCAATTGCCGCGGCCGTGCCGGTCGCCGCCGCCTTGAGCACGGCAAGGCCGGTCGCCAGCGACCAAACGCCGTCCTCGCCGGTGGCGGAGGGCGCGCCCTTGCCTTCAATTGCCGCATGGAAAGCGGAAAGCGCCGCCTCATAGAGATTGTGATGGTCGAGCGGCAATTCGCTCTCGCCCTCTTCATTGCGCAGCACGACGGTACCGACGGGCCGTTGCGTCATCACGTTGCGGCCGATCAACGAGCCTTCGGTGCCATGCACTTCGAGCCCGGTCTCGGCATATTTCGTCGTGAAAGCATCGTGGAACTGGGCGATAACACCGGAGCGGAAGCGTAAGACCCCCATGACGCCGTCCTCAAGCCCCTCCTTGCCCATGCCCGCGCTATGGCTGATTGCCACAGCCTCGAGCGGATCGTCGTCCAAGATGAAGCGCAGCGTGTCGGCGTCGTGCACGGTGATGTCGAGGATGACGCCGCCGCCCGCCTCCGGCCTGTCGAGCCGCCAGCCCTGAAGATGCGGCGGCAGATAGACGGCGTGAAAGACACGCGCTGCGATCGGTCGGCCGATCCTGCCGGCGGCGATCGCATCGCGCATGGCGCGATGGGTCGCGGCATTGCGCAAGTGGTGGTTCGTGCCGAGCACGACACCGGCCTCGCATGCCGTTAGCACCATTTCACAGGCATCATTGAGATTCATCGCCAGCGGCTTTTCGCAGAGCACGTGCTTGCCGGCGCGGATCGCCACCAGCGCCTGGTCGTGATGCAATTCATTGGTGGTGGAGATGTAGACGGCATCGACATCCGGATCGCCGACGAGGTCGGCGACGCTGGTGACTGCCTTGGCGATGCCGTTTTCCGCCGCATAGGCCTGGCCGCGCTCCTCGCTGGAGCTCATCACCGAGACCGCCTCTCCGCCTGCGGCGCGGATGGCGCCGATCACCCACTCATGCGCGATCGTGCTCGCACCGATCAATCCCCAGCGAATCATGACGATACCTCCTTCACTCTGCGCTCGACGGCGGCCCCACAGCTCTGGCGAATGACGAGCCGCACTGGACTGACAATTGCCTCCGGTTCCGCACGCCCCGCCTTGATCTGCTTCAGGAGCAGTTCGGCAGCACGCTCGCCCATGCCCTGCGGATCGACGGAGACCGTAGTGAGCGCCGGCACCGCCGTCTTCGCCTCGATGACGTCATCGAAGCCGATCACCGCAAAATCCGCGCCCGGCTCCAGCCGCCGCGCCCGCAAGCCGTCGCAGACCCCGAAGGCGACGGCATCGTTGAAGCACAGCGCCGCGGACGGCCGGTCCTCCAGCATCATCGCCTGCTCGATCGCGGTCACGCCGCCGGCGCGCGACGGTGCGGAGCCGATGACGAGGTCATCTTCCGCGCGAAGGCCCGCCTCACGGAGCGCGTCGCGATAGCCGCGCACGCGCGCCTCGAAGACCGCGGTATCGGCAAAGCCGCCGAGAAAGGCGATGCGGCGATGGCGGCGCGCAATCAGGTGGCGGACGGCCGCCAGCGCCCCGGCGCGATTGTCCGAGATCAACGATGAAACGCCCGCCCCGGCGATGTCGCGCACGACGAGCACCACGGGAATGCCGCTCTCGACAAGTGGCACGAGATCGGCGGCTTCCGTTCCGCGTGCCGGCGAGATGATGAGCCCTGACACGCCATGCTCGCGCATCGAGGCGATCACTTCGCGCTGGCGCTCGCTCTTCTCGCCGGTGTTGGCAAGGAATTGCACGAAGCCCGCGGACTGCACGACGGCATCGACGCCGACGGCGAGTTCCGCAAAGAAGCTGTTGGTCAGGTCGTTGACGACGATGCCGATGATCTTCGATTTCGCCTGGCGCAGGTTGGCGGCGCTGCGATTGTAGACATAGCCGAGCTCGCGGATCACCGCGTTCACCTTGGCTCGCGTCACCTCGTTGACCAGCGAGCTGCCCTGCAGGACGAGCGACACGGTCGACTTCGACACGCCGGCGGCGCGCGCAATGTCGACAACTGTCACCCGCTCCTTTGCCATCGATATCCTCCCGACCGGTATTCATCTCTTTCATACTTATTAATTGGAACGTTCCAATGTCGTCAAGAGGCTCTTATTCACTTTTTTAGCGGCCCACACTTGGCCCTGGAAAACCAGGCAACACGACGGCAAATAGAAATATTCTCATAACTTCCGCGGCTTAGGTTACAAAACAGCCTTTCCTCGCGAAGAACGACACACCTCGGATAAGATCCCAAACGATCGCTGTCAGGTGCGATGGACGATTTTCGATCTTGATATTTGGAACGTTCTAAATTATTCCATGGCGCAAATCTAG includes:
- a CDS encoding aldehyde dehydrogenase family protein; this encodes MTVLVRPKALGDYKVREFRMLIDGKWVDGAEGRTIERVAPGHGVTVSRYQAATKIDAERAIAAARRAFDEGSWPRMTASERSLVLLRAADIIAARADELAFLDAIESGKPINQAKGELAGAADIWRYAAALARDLSGESYNTLGDGTLGVVLREAIGVVSIITPWNFPFLIVSQKLPFALAAGCTTVVKPSELTSASTLVLGEILEAAGVPAGVVNIIVGTGSEAGAPLTSHPDVDMVSFTGSTGVGRLTMTNAAQTLKKVSLELGGKNPQIVFPDANLDEFIDAAVFGAYFNAGECCNAGSRLILHRDIADEVTAQIASLSAKVKVGDPLDPETQVGAIITPQHLEKIAGYVSAASSDGATVAHGGAALDLGMGQFMAPTILSAVKPEMAVAREEVFGPVLSVLTFETTEEAIRIANSIDYGLSAGVWSRDFDTCLTIGRRVRAGTIWLNTFMDGASELPFGGYRQSGLGRELGRHAVEDYTETKTLNMHIGQRTNWWMPR
- a CDS encoding enoyl-CoA hydratase/isomerase family protein, which produces MADERIRVGVEGAVAIMTVSRPEKLNAFDIDMLKALAAACDAVEANRDVRVAILTGEGKAFSAGGDIKAWGGMDAAEFGHDWVRFGHRVFERLATLRMPVIAALNGHALGGGLELAAAADIRIAERQVKIGLPETSLGMVPGWSGTQRLVARFGAQIVRRMVLGGEMFPAEEARAEGLVDAVVETGTVMAAARDYAARIASRGPAALEISKLMIASANGEDNGAAVEALGSILVAKTGDLKEGVAAFSEKREARFKGEW
- a CDS encoding acyl CoA:acetate/3-ketoacid CoA transferase, translated to MSKHISPAEAAALIPDGAVVSVSSSSGLGCPDLMLKAIGERFDATGHPRDLTTLHPIAAGDMSGIKGVDYIARKGLLKKIIGGSYPSGPSSAEPPQIWQMIGANELAAYNIPSGILFDMHREAAAKRPGVLTKIGLDTFVDPSREGCAMNASAAAEPVVKKIAFEGEDWLYFKAIAPQVAIIRATTADERGNLTYEHEGAYLGGLDQALAARNNGGIVIAQVKRITKEGSLKPHDVRVPGVLVDYVIVDPDQKQTTQTPYDPAISGEIFRPLDSFRVPEFSIQKVIARRVAQELEAGSAVNLGFGISANVPRILLEEGLHGAVTWVIEQGAVGGVPLLDFAFGCASNADAFMPSPYQFTYFQGAGFDASLLSFLEIDRTGSVNVSKLSFRPHVTAGAGGFVDITARARKIVFSGMFNAGAKLAVADGRLVIEREGKLKKLVNAVEHVTFSGRRAVEQGQDVTYVTERCVMKLTPGGIVLTEIAPGADLQEHILDQSEFPLIVSDRLKQMDSALFNEAPLGLTLPAKAARKIAGGAHG
- a CDS encoding Gfo/Idh/MocA family protein, which gives rise to MIRWGLIGASTIAHEWVIGAIRAAGGEAVSVMSSSEERGQAYAAENGIAKAVTSVADLVGDPDVDAVYISTTNELHHDQALVAIRAGKHVLCEKPLAMNLNDACEMVLTACEAGVVLGTNHHLRNAATHRAMRDAIAAGRIGRPIAARVFHAVYLPPHLQGWRLDRPEAGGGVILDITVHDADTLRFILDDDPLEAVAISHSAGMGKEGLEDGVMGVLRFRSGVIAQFHDAFTTKYAETGLEVHGTEGSLIGRNVMTQRPVGTVVLRNEEGESELPLDHHNLYEAALSAFHAAIEGKGAPSATGEDGVWSLATGLAVLKAAATGTAAAIETGL
- a CDS encoding LacI family DNA-binding transcriptional regulator, with the translated sequence MAKERVTVVDIARAAGVSKSTVSLVLQGSSLVNEVTRAKVNAVIRELGYVYNRSAANLRQAKSKIIGIVVNDLTNSFFAELAVGVDAVVQSAGFVQFLANTGEKSERQREVIASMREHGVSGLIISPARGTEAADLVPLVESGIPVVLVVRDIAGAGVSSLISDNRAGALAAVRHLIARRHRRIAFLGGFADTAVFEARVRGYRDALREAGLRAEDDLVIGSAPSRAGGVTAIEQAMMLEDRPSAALCFNDAVAFGVCDGLRARRLEPGADFAVIGFDDVIEAKTAVPALTTVSVDPQGMGERAAELLLKQIKAGRAEPEAIVSPVRLVIRQSCGAAVERRVKEVSS